CTTGTTTGTTCAGTTCCACCACCATCCAAGCTCTGTATCGTCACCCTTCTCCAGTTTCGCCACATTCTTACCATGATGTAAAGCATCGTCAAGCAAATTACAGTGGAAGAAAAGACAATGGCCGCTATAATACCCGCAACACCAGCGTTGGAAAGGCTCTTTTTCTCTTGATCCCCTGATCCCAAGCACGATGTTAATGGTGGGCCGCATAGCTTATTGTTACCTATGAAGGAACTAAGTGGGAATCCCGAAAAGGTGGAAGGAAGTTGGCCCCGGAGATCATTATATGACAGGTTTAGCATGTGGAGGCTGGTCAGCTTTGCAAGTGAAAAAGGTACTTCTCCTTGGAGGTGGTTGAAAGATAGGTTCAATCTCTCTAACTTCACTAGATTTCCAAGAGAAGATGGAATCTCACCGGAGAGAGAGTTCTTACTGAGATCCAAGATTACTTGCAACTCGGTCAGCCTTCCTAGCTCAGGTGGTATAGAACCCGTCAAGCAGTTCTCAGCAAGTCTCAGTTCAAAGAGCTTTTCGCATTCTTGAAGTTTTGAAGGAATGAAGCCTGAGAGGTTATTTCTGTGCAGATTTAGGACATTGAGAGAAGTGAGATTTCCAATCTCTTGAGGTATCTTGCCGGAGTAGTTGTTACTATGAAGAGAAAGCTTGAGTAGTTTTGAGCAATTCCCTAGCTGAGCAGGTATTTCTCCATGAAAGTTATTGGATGAGAAATCTAGCTCTCCAAGTTCTTCAAACCTCCCCAACCAGGAAGGCATGGTGCCTGTAAGTTGGTTGTTATTAAGTAGCAAGTGTTCGAGTTTCCTACAGTTCGAAAGTTGGGCTGCCACATCCCCTGTAAGATTGTTGAATGATAAATCTAAGAATCTAAGCTCAGTCAGCTCCACAAACTCATTAGGAATGTCGCCAATGAGATGATTCTGGGCAAGGCGGAGACGACTGAGATTTCTTGACATGGTTAGTCTAGGAGGAATAGGACCAGAGAAACTATTGTTGGTTAAGTCTAAGGCAGTCAGAGAATTTGAACCCAAAAGAGGAGAAATGCTTCCGCTAAACCTGTTGTGAGAAAAATTGATAATTTGCAAGTTTTTCAGAAGGAAAAGTGATGAAGGAAGAGGACCTTCAAAGGAGTTGTTGTAAAGAGTAACTTTATACAGTTCTGAAAGGAATCTGAAAGTTGGTGGCAAAGTTCCAGAGAGCTTATTATCTGCTAAGGCCAATATTTGAAGTTTTCTGCAGTAGCCCAAGCTTGGTGGGATTGGACCTGATAAATCATTCTGCCTCAGTTGAAGGATGATCAGATTCTTAAGCTTCCCAATGGTTGGGGGAATGGATCCTGTCAAGTGGTTCCCAAAGAAATCAATTTCTGTTATGCTGGTGCAGTTTGTTAACTCTACTGGGATTCTTCCTGACATCTGGTTATCGTAGAGATAGAGAGCACTCAACCTCTTTAACTTGCCAATCTCTAGTGGAGGTTTCCCTGTGATCATATTGTCAAACAGGTAAACATTCACCAATTTACTCATATTCCCAATTTCAGGAGGCAGCTTTCCACTAAAACTGTTAgtattgagcttaagatctGTGAGGTTTTCAAGTTTATCTATGCTGGATGGCAGCTCTCCTTCG
This Manihot esculenta cultivar AM560-2 chromosome 6, M.esculenta_v8, whole genome shotgun sequence DNA region includes the following protein-coding sequences:
- the LOC110616956 gene encoding LRR receptor-like serine/threonine-protein kinase GSO1, with amino-acid sequence MKLEMGSIQVSLLMLFSAMVFAVLAASPAPGGDNSTDSFWLLRIKSELLDPLGVLDSWSPGAHMCNWNGLTCSHEQSHVVGLNLSNSGLSGSVSPELWHLTSLETLDLSSNFLTGSIPSELGKLQNLKILLLYSNFISGKIPEEIFSLKKLLVLRIGDNQLSGEITPSIGNLTELTVLGLASCLFNGSIPVEIGKLKHLVSLDLQKNSLSGLIPDELRGCKRLQNFAASGNRLEGEIPASMGSLKSLQVLNLANNSLSGAIPVKLSHLSNLKYLNLLGNKLSGQIPLELNHLVQLEKLDLSVNSLSGPISLFSAQLKNLETLVLSNNFLTGSIPSNFCLQNSNLQQLFLHQNNLSGKFPLELLNCSSLQQLDLSDNNFEGELPSSIDKLENLTDLKLNTNSFSGKLPPEIGNMSKLVNVYLFDNMITGKPPLEIGKLKRLSALYLYDNQMSGRIPVELTNCTSITEIDFFGNHLTGSIPPTIGKLKNLIILQLRQNDLSGPIPPSLGYCRKLQILALADNKLSGTLPPTFRFLSELYKVTLYNNSFEGPLPSSLFLLKNLQIINFSHNRFSGSISPLLGSNSLTALDLTNNSFSGPIPPRLTMSRNLSRLRLAQNHLIGDIPNEFVELTELRFLDLSFNNLTGDVAAQLSNCRKLEHLLLNNNQLTGTMPSWLGRFEELGELDFSSNNFHGEIPAQLGNCSKLLKLSLHSNNYSGKIPQEIGNLTSLNVLNLHRNNLSGFIPSKLQECEKLFELRLAENCLTGSIPPELGRLTELQVILDLSKNSLSGEIPSSLGNLVKLERLNLSFNHLQGEVPFSLAKLTSLHMLNLSYNDLRGQLPSTFSGFPLSSFIGNNKLCGPPLTSCLGSGDQEKKSLSNAGVAGIIAAIVFSSTVICLTMLYIMVRMWRNWRRVTIQSLDGGGTEQTREEEKWVCGDEKRKNGEYWKVNSMAKVPSLDDQISKTCIFPFKMDT